Within the Takifugu rubripes chromosome 8, fTakRub1.2, whole genome shotgun sequence genome, the region ATTTAAATTTAACTCAGAAGGCTACAAATAAAAGTCATAggagttttatttaatttttatttaagaaACGAACGccagtgatgtgtgtgtgttttttttttagtttcgaTTTTGCATGTATGCAAtattaaattatatattgtatagtGTTAAGTGTCCCATGCTCATTTTTAGGAAACACTAGTACACatcaaaaggtttatttttataactggagatttaaaaaaaaaaaaaaaatcaatattggCCCGCAaatttgtcccagttttgaatttttgcCCACTGGGTATTGGAGTTTGACGCCTCCGGTGTAGAGTGTAAAATTATGTCCTCATTTAGACTGCCTTTAAATGGAATGGGCTTGGGCAAGAGACAGGATCAGTTTCCTGGAGGAAAATAAATCCTGCTGTTGAATGTCTAATCTAGTGATGGATGGACTAATGAAATGCATTTGTTGTGATCTCATCACATACAGGACGTATGAATGAGGTTTTTATTCAATTTCCTGTTATAAGGGTACTTGCAGATCTAATCCCAGAGGAACAAGAAATTTAACAGTTTAGGAGAGAAAATTAGTAGAGAGGGTCATTGTATACTCAGCCAGTGGTCCAACACAGGAAGAATATGTCTATGGCATGTCTGAGTTAATCTATCCACTTTGTAGTCTTCACATTGATGTTGTCTACTCAATTTTCTTGCTTTCTCTCCATACATATGTAcctgcatttaaaataattatggCTGTTGATGGGGTTTTAATACATTACACACAGCTACCTGACAAATAAATATTCTTTCAAATCTAATTATTCTTAGACTGCTGCGTTCATCATTTAATTTTTGCCCTTACAAGGGGGCTCAAATCTGAATAAGGGAATGATATTTTTGTGCATAGAAGATAGCGTCCCATCTTGATGCATCAACAGGATTACTTATATGACAGATATCAttcaatatataaataaataattttcatCCACCAGCAAGTGACATCAGATGGCTGAACAAGATATGGAAAGATACATTCTTATATTTCTTATATATATTCTTATATTAGGTCACATAACATTCCATATTACAGTACAGTAAAAAGTGCACCATGAAGTCAAAACCTGCATTCAGGTCCGAGAGACACCACCAATCCTGAAAAAATTATAAGAAGCCAAATTAAGCTGTTCCCTGATAAAAACCCATGTATAGTTGGCCTAGGCCAGAGTATACTTTGGGGATAAACAGTCCTAGGCCAATAAATATGTTGATAGACAGATAAAGAGAGTCTTACTTTTTGCCTGGCCCTTTTAAAAGACAGGGCTGGGCAAACTCCTATTACACTGACTCCCAAGATGTTTTAAATAGAGTGGTTGTTGAGTTCCTGTGAACACATCTATTTTGAGCTCAGTGTATGGAGGGAGGAACCAAAACGTTGACTGccttaaaatggaaaaagttcCCTATATTAAATACATTATCATAATAGAATAATATATCATTCATCAATAaaagtttatttaaaatattaattTGCCATCTTTTCATCATGTATGGGAAAACGTTTGAAAATTCTCaaaagacagatggacagacagatccTGTGGACTGCTCCCTGTAGTGCATCTTAGCTCACCTAGAGTTAAGTcaagtatgtttttttttccaactctAAAATTagttctctctgtgtctctaatGCTGATCAGTTACTGAGCACTCCCCACAGGTTCTCAGTGTGAGCTTCAGTCATAGGACAACACTGGGCTATAAGACGGTAGATTTATCGTGGAGTAGTCCAGTGCTAACTTTAAcgaatattaaatatttagctGTTTTAAGTGTTTAGATCACTGTTTGGAGTACCTGAATATATTGAATGTCGACATAAATAGTCTACATTTGAACTTATAACcaactgctgtttttgtgttaaTTTAAATTTGTCTGAACAAACAGACGAAGAACTGCATTGCAGGACTGCAGCTTTTCCAGGTTGATTCTTCATTCATTTCTTTGGTTCTGACTGAACATGGCATCAGCAAGAAGGCTGATTCTTGCAGTGCTGCTtgcactgctttgctctttccACACTCCTGTGGGTCCCACTGCCCAGGCACAGGATCTGCCATTCCACTCTGAACAAGATCTTGTAGCagatgatgacgataatgacaacgatgatgatgacgatggtgatgaagatgacgacgatgataacgatgatgatgatgatgacgacgacgatgatgatgatgatgacgacgacgacgacgacgatgatgatgacgacgatgatgatgacgatgatgatgatgatcatgaaGGTCAGTTAGTTAACACATCAAATTTGTACTGACCTCTCAGCCTCATCTGATACCTAACTAAAcattttttagtttaaaaatgTGAACTTTGATATTGAGTGAATGCAGAATGAATTTGGGTTTTTAATATTGTTGCAGTATGGTATTTCGTTCTAAGTTCTAATGTAATTACATTATATGACCAAACATGGCTAATTAGTGTTAACATTTCAAGGGTCTtaagaaaatgttttcttttttttattcttattttgaTGGCTAAGATCTTATACTTTTATTTGGGGCCTATCTCTACTTCTTTTCTGCTGACAATGTACTTTTTCAGCTTCcaacaattgtttttttttcctgccagagTTGTGAGCACCCTTGGGAAATTGAACTGGACCATCCAAAGACCCACTGTTTGAAGTCCTTACCACACAATACCTATGAACTTTGTGACTGCAGAAGCAATCAGTTtagaaagggagaggaggaaaaaaaagtcaaacacaACCCGAGTTCTCACTTATCAGAAATTGatcttctttttgtctgttttaattaaattgaCCTGTGCTGTGTTCAATTTCTAGTTAATTCTTAAGTCTAAATGTATTTCCAAAATTGTTTTTCAGTGTTACTTTAAACACTGACATTGTAAGGAAATTAActgtaaaatagaaataatttAATGCAAGCTTGTTTTTAGTTTGTGTTTGAAAAACGATAACCAGAAAAAAGGTACAAAGCTACAGCTTTCAAATTTTAAGTGATCAAGATTGACTGTTATTTTACTTCTTTGGAAAAATGCTTCTATCTTATGATGGTGAATATTCACATATACAACCTTTAGCAATGAAATTTATGTCGAGGCATGCTTTAatcagtaaaataaaatgaatgctcATAAATTTCAactttttctcaaaacacataCATTTTTAGACTATTGGCAACCTTATCAACCtggtccaaggtagttttctctgtcaactggactgtgtttcttctctttgaagacgtttcgccttctatccagaaggcttcttcagttctgaactcactgggggcagagcttgaaaatgtagcccctgtggaccattggcacgttaatgatctgagtggtcacctgagagttgttggcggggtcgttggtagggccgttcacctagtttcggttgaggtgtcgcccctttgtctgctggctcacttggtggtgagtcaccaggtctcctggaatggtgtgaacgtttggtttgttgttggaaggagtggaggactgcattgtacgtgtATTGTACTGaaggaggatcctcctaaacttctcagagaccccgggCAGATAGGGGATCGAAatgctgtggcgtttgtttctctcctcctcttctttgctgaggtctcgttTTCTttaggttttggtgaaggcccagtctgtgtagccacatgttttgagagctgtcttaatgtggtcctgttccttcttcctgccttgggatgtggtgggtatttctttggcccagtgttggagggttttgatcactcccaacttgtgttccagtgggtggtgagagtcaaactggaggtactggtcggtatgtgtagttTTTCTGTAGGGCCTGTGATTCCActttctccatgtatagattggcaactataggggatactggtgagcccatggcacagccatgtttctgtctgtagaagccttctctgtactggaaataggtggtgttcaaacacaggtccagcatggtgcagatttgggctggTGTTAAGGTTAttctttctggaagattcttgtccaatagaaggtgcttctggatggtgtctatggcacTGGTGGTAGGGATgaacgtgaagagtgacgtgacatcgtaagataccatagtctcttctggatgtAGTTtgagtccactgaccttttgagcaaagtcttagGAATTTTTGaggtggtgtggggtgttgccaaccatgatcgtttctcctggatatagacggtagtattgtggtctgtcgatggctttatccttttccagtttctgtagaaGTCTACCACcttgaagaagccttctggatagaaggcgaaacatcttcaaagagaagacgcacagtccagttgacagagaaaactaccttggatacgatgacctggatgattgagaatctacacagacacctTATCAACCTTTAGattgctttaaaacacattGTATTCCCATTTTTCTACATTATACAACTGATAGGAAGGAATAGTTCCTGCCTAAGAACTGAAGGCAGAAGGAGCTGGACAAACGCTTCTCCCTGTCTTGGTAAGTTTAGTCAGTACACAGGACAGTAGACGAAGTGTGTGTTTACttacaaaaaataaatttgAAGATTACAGTTAAGAAGTGCCCGAGAGACCAGCAATTAGATCCAGCTAAAGCTAGTCCGGTAACTCCGGGGAAAAAGAGCAATTCACACAGGATCAAAACCACACTCGGCATGAAGATGGCAACCCTTCTGTGGTGGGAAGACATGGTGACCACAGGAAGGGAGAAAACAGATGATAATTTTTACACACAACAAAGCACAGTTTGCTACTCATGGTGGGTCAAATAACCACTGGAATTGAAGGAATGATCCGACACTGGCATCGGCATTGGTAGGTGTCAAAGCTGAGAACATGAAGATGCACCAaacatccaaggtagttttctatgtcaactggactgggtttcttctcttgaagacgtttcgccttctatctaAAATAGAaggcccctgtggaccatctgcatggaCCAtcgcagatggtccacaggggctatatattttcaagcgatttcagaactgaagaagccttctggatagaaggcgaaacgtcttcaagagaagaaacccagtccagttgacatagaaaactaccttggatacaatgacctgggtgattgagaatctacacagacatgcACCAAACACCACAACTGTATGATCATGACAGTATCTCTTCTTCAATGTTCACTTCCTGGTGCCGTATCTGGCTTGTCAGGATGGTCCTGGGAGAAGTTCTGCAGCAGCCACTCATCCAGTATTTTGTACCATGGAACCCATGACTTCTCCTCAGAATTGTATCCCTCCCAGTGAACCAACAAATGGAGGCCTTGTTCATGCCGGCAGACATCCAGTATACATCGGACGGTATAAGCTGGAATGCCGTGGATGacaaggggggaggagggagctcGGACAGAGCGACTACA harbors:
- the LOC105418202 gene encoding uncharacterized protein, which gives rise to MASARRLILAVLLALLCSFHTPVGPTAQAQDLPFHSEQDLVADDDDNDNDDDDDGDEDDDDDNDDDDDDDDDDDDDDDDDDDDDDDDDDDDDDDDDHEEL